Sequence from the Mycobacteriales bacterium genome:
AGTCGCCGCTTCGCGATGCGCGCGGCTTCGACGTCGGCCCGACCATGGCGGACACCGCCGATGTGCTTCCCGATGACGAGGTCGGACTGGCCAACGTCATCCTGACCAACGGCGCTCGCCTGTATGTCGACCATGCGCACCCGGAGTTCTCCGGCCCCGAGGTCACGAATCCACGCGACGGCGTGATCTGGGACAAGGCGGGCGAGCTCGTGATGCTGGCGGCGTCCGAGTACGCCGCGCAGATTCCCGGCGCCGGCCAGATCCAGCTCTACAAGAACAACACCGACAACAAAGGCGCGTCGTACGGCTCGCATGAGAACTACCTGATGCGCCGGCAGACGCCGTTCGGCGACATCGTTCGCTACCTCACGCCGTTCTTCGTGACCCGCCAGGTCGTGTGCGGCGCGGGACGCGTCGGCATCGGCCAGGACGGCCATCAGCACGGGTTCCAGATCTCGCAACGCGCGGACTTCTTCGAGGTCGAAGTCGGGCTCGAGACGACGTTGAAGCGGCCGATCATCAACACTCGCGACGAGCCGCATGCCGATCCCGAGCGCTACCGCCGGCTGCACGTGATCATCGGTGACGCCAACCTGAGCGAAGTGTCGACGTACCTGAAGCTCGGAACCACCTCGCTCGTCCTGTCGATGATCGAGGACCGCTGGTTCAGCGAGAACGACGTCGATCTGACGATCGACGCGCCGGTCGCAGCACTTCGCGCGATCTCGCACGACCCGACGCTTCGGCACACGATCACCATGCGCGACGGGCGCACCCTCACGGCGCTCCAGGTGCAGTCCGAGTTCCTCGAGCAGGCCCGCAAGTACGTCGAGGACCGGCTCGGCGCGGACGCCGACGAGCAGACCCTCGACGTGCTGTCGCGCTGGGAGCGGGTCCTGGTGCGGTTGGCCGACGACCCGATGCTGCTCGCCGGCGAGCTCGACTGGGTCGCCAAGCTGTCGCTGCTGCAGGGCTACCGCGACCGGGAAGGCCTCGACTGGGACGCGCCGAAGCTGCAGCTGGTCGACCTGCAGTACAGCGACGTACGACCCGAGAAGGGGTTGTACAACCGGCTGGTCGCGCGCGGGCGGATGGAGCGGGTGGTCAGCGACGCCGAGATCGCGCGTGCGGTCACCGAGCCGCCGGTCGACACGCGGGCGTACTTCCGCGGCCGTTGCCTGGCGAAGTTCGCCGCCGATGTCGCCGCCGCGTCGTGGGACTCGGTGATCTTCGACGTCGGGCGGGAGTCACTCCAGCGGGTGCCGATGCTCGAGCCGCTGCGGGGCACCAAGGCGCACGTCGACGCGCTGCTCGAGCGCAGCGCCACCGCCGCCGCACTGGTCGACGAGATCACCAGCGCGCGCTGACCCCGGCGCGTCCCACCCTGCAGGTACCGTCAAGGCATCGCGATCGGCAGATCGACCCGGAGGTGCTCCCATGGCGACCCGTGACGACGGCGGCCAGCAGCGCGTCAGCAAGAAGACGGCGGAGACGGAGGAGGTCGAGGAAGCCGCGAGCTCCGACGTCAAGGAGCGCCACGAAGCCCTGACCGACGACGTCGACGACATCCTGGACGAAATCGACAATGTCCTAGAAGCGAACGCAGAGGAGTTCGTGCGCTCATACGTGCAGAAAGGAGGCCAGTGACCCTTTTGTCCGTTTCAAAGTAAGGCCAGATCGGGGGGAACATGAAGGTCTGCCTGGATTGTCGGCAGGACAAGCCGCTGCAGGAGTTTCCACGCGCGAGCAGGCGTAAAGACGGCCGGGGGAGTTATTGCCGCGAGTGCATGCGGGCACGAAGCAAGGCCTCCTATCGCGTTCGCCAGGGCAAGGCGGGCAAGGTGGTGCGAGAGCCCGTCCTCGTACCGGAGGGCTACAAGTGGTGCAGAGACTGCGAGCAGGCCAAGCCGCTCGAGGACTTCTGCCGCAACCGCAACGAGCCAAGGGGTCGCGCCCAGTACTGCAAGGTCTGCCACAACGCTCGCTCCCGCGAGACCCGTGAGCGGCTGTACGGCGGTGGGCGTGAGTACCACCTGCAGCGGCGATACGGGATCGGGCAGGTCGACGTCGATCGAATGCTCGCCGCGCAGGACGGGAAGTGTGCCGTGTGCGGGAAGGCCGATCCCGAGCATGTCGATCACGACCACAAGACCGGCACCGTCCGTGGGTTGCTCTGCTTCAACTGCAATCAGGCGCTCGGCAACGTTCGCGACAGCCTCAGGGTGTTGCGCGGCCTGATCGCCTACCTCGATCCT
This genomic interval carries:
- the dop gene encoding depupylase/deamidase Dop, with product MTVRRVMGTETEYGISVPGQSAANHMLASSQIVNAYLNATTGSPRDRSPRWDFEEESPLRDARGFDVGPTMADTADVLPDDEVGLANVILTNGARLYVDHAHPEFSGPEVTNPRDGVIWDKAGELVMLAASEYAAQIPGAGQIQLYKNNTDNKGASYGSHENYLMRRQTPFGDIVRYLTPFFVTRQVVCGAGRVGIGQDGHQHGFQISQRADFFEVEVGLETTLKRPIINTRDEPHADPERYRRLHVIIGDANLSEVSTYLKLGTTSLVLSMIEDRWFSENDVDLTIDAPVAALRAISHDPTLRHTITMRDGRTLTALQVQSEFLEQARKYVEDRLGADADEQTLDVLSRWERVLVRLADDPMLLAGELDWVAKLSLLQGYRDREGLDWDAPKLQLVDLQYSDVRPEKGLYNRLVARGRMERVVSDAEIARAVTEPPVDTRAYFRGRCLAKFAADVAAASWDSVIFDVGRESLQRVPMLEPLRGTKAHVDALLERSATAAALVDEITSAR
- a CDS encoding ubiquitin-like protein Pup, with product MATRDDGGQQRVSKKTAETEEVEEAASSDVKERHEALTDDVDDILDEIDNVLEANAEEFVRSYVQKGGQ
- a CDS encoding endonuclease VII domain-containing protein yields the protein MVREPVLVPEGYKWCRDCEQAKPLEDFCRNRNEPRGRAQYCKVCHNARSRETRERLYGGGREYHLQRRYGIGQVDVDRMLAAQDGKCAVCGKADPEHVDHDHKTGTVRGLLCFNCNQALGNVRDSLRVLRGLIAYLDPEADRPSGIEGRLSVLVRAAKPLPDMAWAKPRTA